In one window of Osmia lignaria lignaria isolate PbOS001 chromosome 11, iyOsmLign1, whole genome shotgun sequence DNA:
- the LOC117611403 gene encoding uncharacterized protein LOC117611403 produces MLLFLITNTITRLYLCYWSPWQVYIRFGPFSWKIPCGGKTTYRRRNIKNMSSKHFFATLTTIALWTCINFGASWPLEENTSVAGAKASMKFFKTSTVPPSAPLTTKSKDLKKQIVRSIGNDKKSLSRFEANFHRLPPSPANLLKPDRFQFYTYNERGDMITKQMTMQEIQALIAGGGPDHSNTNVEVEEPQKVEDILTGGKKVMDVVEKVQSVLKSAMGKPTATLTGSLPTVPEKANVEWSNILPAILAGDKYGDKLETNHYTEVEATSTSATVEKLNFLSELFQPNRTDQVVPSEDRFESTVRNEAAIVQTDNKKETQEMLSTTSSTEKLMIPVAVITAEENAQIGQRITQSPVFQKITEIALVPFENALDENKDRHASTVTTRATPTITTTTTTTTTTTTTTTNTTTTDASPPLLLLLESISKEHSNNIITEPVTSMASDSKNESWIDSLESINDYKVRPNLENGSKTDSTYLPESNKIETFVTSEPFTMTLPSYSFATFTTSIDKFVPPLPTEPLIVDASTSSTSLSDFDATQPPPKPLSMELVNSLSSVINQVSETVSSVLPISSGFDSVINSHYDENEKKRNNVSEISTDNFRNTAPIIHSTKFPLIHEETGAKGDEDAFQDDVPGRWTVEATTKIQFDQEQSSFSSMSTTLSSPYLLSSTNMANFIETNKHSDVLTKSNVTATTSQFPLNSTKTSTTISRNETMSSLLVTSERITSETVTSSPFGWSNTNRTKPTAIVDNILETLSTEVKTPVVIEALTLPSILPKNSSINTLASGLIAGFESAGSNETMLSNTSPASTNAEISFNAKETEIEKHALKLTEESSMKSNETDENNHAIIENQSTNSLKETASEMQLETTTVTRATSEYPEGEIEFSTKSIGTTDIAIAIAVASIVDTDTSITSSANTNSVHVVTTKSDLENTLKIDPTESSVSNVVIPIVTVEKVLSQEALKMNDTTSPNRINNLAYGENTSSTKHMEEIVETNTRKTTLFSVANSPETEEEPPEERYGEEKHSYGNLSSSTTVINAISEGSFSLGTLNQQSQNWNVLNEKVVSNVTEAEYGIRTTITTIRTIPILSNPSNNESNHTLNTTDRTNSITEQFDPNKVTFDSTKLNGLKNQTVQSNESVESVHVNSNNSVNVPHESQQHIWQRISLHQTTPITSPPSSSFSSSSSSSPSSVISSSTKEWIVASKKPEAIPESTTPFEFDFTKEKGKEKEKETGSMVALNASKIIGGLDISTRNASTDIVHFSRLCNELALKFWTAVNSGPSTGRSLVVSPFGMISLLAMIFLGARGSTSDQMNEILGLDNVATFNPHLIFQNVTDTVSLARHQGIANAAFVRELFADKAKVRKLLPFYKEQAQQFYEGLVAEVNFATISDLTRRRTNLLIRKQTGGRIKDFVKNNAIPLRSPLAAISANVFQTECNASTISATGRDGELYFAVSSSAHRLRKLIPVPAVVWRSNVLAGYEPNLDATAVAVGDVGKIVSTIFLLPGQQGHVAPGDTLDRLEERLVKGAFRDGTWNKLLNVLIPRAGLELQIPKFTHRSVVNATAALKRMGFDQLFSSYADFKGINGIGNRLFLSDVLQMNLFGTCGDENIANGRHHVEIYPASPSLRYFRHDKPSNVEQLSVRVNEEVSSSSRNDSTVPMGGPITGNVKKSKDKPRLKLDQPFLYFVRHNPTGLILHMGRFNPRLL; encoded by the exons ATGTTGCTATTTTTAATCACGAATACGATAACAAGATTGTACCTGTGTTATTGGTCGCCATGGCAGGTATACATCAGATTTGGGCCCTTTTCCTGGAAAATACCGTGTGGTGGAAAAACAA cttaccgaagaagaaatataaaaaacatgtcatcgaaacatttttttgcAACCCTTACGACAATTGCGCTATGGACGTGCATAAATTTCGGTGCGAGCTGGCCACTCGAAGAGAATACAAGTGTCGCTGGTGCTAAAGcgtcgatgaaatttttcaaaactag CACGGTTCCTCCATCGGCGCCGCTTACCACGAAATCGAAGGATTTGAAAAAGCAGATTGTTCGTTCGATCGGGAACGATAAAAAATCATTGAGTCGGTTCGAGGCGAATTTCCATCGTTTGCCTCCTTCGCCTGCTAATCTATTGAAACCGGATCGATTTCAATTCTACACGTACAACGAAAGAGGTGACATGATCACGAAACAGATGACCATGCAGGAAATTCAGGCGTTAATCGCGGGCGGAGGTCCGGATCATTCGAATACGAACGTAGAGGTTGAAGAGCCTCAGAAGGTCGAAGATATATTGACAGGTGGTAAGAAG GTAATGGACGTTGTAGAAAAAGTGCAGAGCGTACTAAAAAGCGCGATGGGTAAGCCAACAGCCACGTTAACGGGTTCGCTGCCAACAGTTCCAGAAAAGGCGAACGTCGAGTGGAGCAATATCTTACCCGCTATATTGGCCGGCGACAAGTACGGAGACAAGCTCGAAACGAATCATTATACCGAAGTAGAGGCAACATCGACGTCCGCGACCGTTGAAAAGTTGAATTTCTTATCCGAATTGTTTCAGCCGAACAGAACGGATCAAGTGGTTCCATCGGAAGACAGGTTCGAATCTACAGTGCGAAACGAAGCAGCGATCGTACAGACcgataataaaaaggaaacgcAAGAAATGTTGTCAACGACCTCGTCGACGGAAAAATTAATGATTCCCGTGGCTGTTATTACGGCAGAAGAGAATGCTCAAATTGGCCAACGAATCACTCAAAGTCCTGTTTTTCAGAAGATCACGGAAATCGCGTTGGTGCCGTTTGAAAACGCTTTGGACGAAAATAAGGATCGTCACGCGTCAACCGTGACCACCCGTGCAACGCCAACgatcacgaccacgaccacgaccacgaccacgaccacgaccacgaccacgaacACGACCACAACCGATGCTTCGCCGccgttgttgttattgttggaATCCATATCGAAAGAGcatagtaacaatattattacggAGCCTGTAACCAGCATGGCGTCCGACTCGAAGAACGAATCCTGGATCGATTCGTTGGAATCGATAAACGATTACAAAGTACGGCCTAATTTGGAAAACGGTTCAAAAACAGATTCGACATATTTACCGGAATCgaacaaaatcgaaacattcgtTACCAGCGAACCGTTCACGATGACATTACCATCCTATTCTTTCGCAACGTTTACTACGAGCATAGACAAATTTGTTCCACCCTTGCCAACGGAACCGTTAATCGTCGATGCGTCGACCTCGTCGACAAGCCTAAGCGATTTCGATGCGACGCAACCGCCGCCGAAACCGTTATCTATGGAACTGGTAAATTCGTTGTCGAGCGTGATCAATCAGGTATCGGAAACCGTTTCATCCGTTTTGCCTATTTCTTCGGGTTTCGATTCGGTAATTAATTCTCACTATGacgaaaatgagaaaaaaaggaataacGTTTCAGAAATATCGACCGATAATTTCAGAAATACTGCACCGATTATTCATAGCACTAAATTTCCTCTGATTCACGAAGAAACAGGAGCAAAGGGTGACGAGGATGCATTCCAAGATGACGTTCCAGGTCGTTGGACCGTTGAGGCGACAACAAAAATTCAATTCGATCAAGAACAGAGTAGTTTTTCAAGTATGTCTACCACGTTATCGTCGCCGTACTTATTGTCGTCCACGAACATGGCTAATTTTATAGAAACGAACAAACATTCCGATGTTTTAACGAAATCAAACGTTACTGCTACTACTTCTCAATTTCCATTGAATTCAACGAAAACAAGTACGACAATAAGTAGGAACGAAACGATGTCTTCTTTACTCGTTACATCTGAACGTATTACAAGCGAAACGGTGACATCGAGTCCTTTCGGTTGGTCGAACACGAACCGGACGAAACCCACAGCGATCGTCGACAACATACTCGAAACTCTTTCTACCGAGGTAAAGACACCTGTTGTTATCGAAGCGCTTacattaccatctattttaccGAAAAATTCCTCCATAAACACTTTAGCGAGTGGACTTATCGCCGGTTTCGAATCAGCTGGTTCGAACGAAACGATGCTTTCGAACACGTCTCCCGCTTCTACGAATGCTGAAATTTCGTTTAACGCAAAGGAAACGGAAATAGAAAAGCATGCGTTGAAATTGACAGAGGAAAGCTCGATGAAATCGAACGAAACCGATGAAAATAATCACGCGATAATCGAGAATCAATCGACGAATTCGCTGAAAGAAACGGCAAGTGAAATGCAACTGGAAACAACAACAGTCACGCGAGCAACCAGCGAATATCCCGAAGGAGAAATCGAGTTCAGTACGAAAAGTATCGGTACCACCGATATCGCGATCGCGATCGCTGTCGCTTCTATCGTGGACACAGACACGTCGATAACGAGCTCGGCTAATACGAATTCGGTGCACGTTGTTACTACAAAGTCGGATCTGGAGAATACTCTTAAAATAGATCCGACCGAATCCAGTGTATCGAACGTCGTAATTCCAATCGTTACAGTCGAAAAGGTATTGTCACAGGAAGCATTGAAAATGAACGATACAACTTCTCCGAACCGCATAAACAACTTGGCATACGGAGAAAACACATCGTCGACGAAACACATGGAGGAAATCGTTGAAACGAACACGCGTAAAACTACCCTTTTTTCCGTTGCAAATTCACCCGAAACGGAAGAAGAACCACCAGAGGAACGGTACGGGGAGGAAAAGCACTCATACGGGAATTTGTCGAGTTCAACAACAGTTATTAACGCAATTTCCGAAGGTTCGTTTTCGTTAGGAACGTTGAACCAGCAAAGTCAGAATTGGAACGTTCTCAACGAGAAAGTCGTTTCAAACGTTACGGAAGCAGAATACGGAATAAGAACAACCATTACAACCATTAGAACGATACCCATTCTGTCGAACCCATCGAACAACGAAAGTAACCACACTTTGAATACAACCGATCGCACAAATTCGATTACCGAGCAATTCGACCCGAACAAAGTGACGTTCGATTCGACGAAATTGAACGGATTAAAAAATCAAACGGTACAGTCAAACGAATCGGTCGAGAGCGTTCACGTGAACTCTAATAATTCCGTGAATGTTCCTCACGAGTCGCAGCAGCATATATGGCAACGAATATCATTACATCAAACAACTCCAATCACTTCTCCTCcttcttcatctttttcttcttcttcatcctcttctccttcttctgtTATTTCTTCATCGACGAAAGAGTGGATCGTGGCAAGCAAGAAACCAGAAGCAATACCGGAATCGACGACGCCGTTCGAATTCGATTTcacgaaagaaaaaggaaaagaaaaagaaaaagagacggGATCGATGGTGGCGTTGAATGCTTCAAAGATTATCGGGGGATTGGACATCAGCACAAGAAACGCGAGCACCGATATTGTACATTTTTCCAGACTTTGCAACGAACTGGCGTTGAAATTTTGGACAGCGGTGAACAGCGGACCAAGTACCGGAAGATCTCTGGTTGTTTCGCCGTTCGGTATGATCAGTTTATTGGCGATGATCTTTCTCGGTGCTCGGGGATCAACGTCCGATCAAATGAACGAAATACTCGGACTCGACAACGTCGCCACTTTCAATCcacatttaatatttcaaaacgtGACGGACACGGTGAGCCTAGCGAGACATCAAGGTATCGCGAACGCGGCATTCGTCCGCGAATTGTTCGCGGACAAGGCCAAGGTTAGAAAGCTGTTGCCGTTCTACAAAGAACAAGCGCAACAGTTTTACGAAGGATTAGTAGCCGAAGTAAATTTTGCCACCATCAGCGATCTAACCCGTCGACGAACCAATCTGTTGATCAGAAAGCAAACCGGGGGCAGGATAAAGGATTTCGTAAAGAACAATGCGATTCCATTGAGGTCACCTTTAGCTGCCATATCGGCAAACGTATTTCAGACCGAGTGCAACGCGAGCACGATCAGCGCAACTGGTCGTGACGGAGAACTGTATTTTGCTGTATCCTCATCGGCACATAGGCTGCGAAAATTGATCCCAGTGCCGGCCGTTGTATGGCGATCGAACGTACTCGCTGGCTACGAGCCGAATTTGGATGCGACCGCGGTCGCTGTCGGCGATGTCGGCAAAATCGTTTCTACGATATTCCTTTTGCCCGGTCAACAGGGTCACGTCGCGCCAGGGGACACGTTGGATCGTCTCGAAGAAAGGCTCGTCAAAGGAGCATTTCGAGATGGTACTTGGAACAAACTTCTCAATGTACTTATACCAAGAGCTGGTCTCGAACTGCAAATACCGAAATTCACTCATCGATCCGTTGTGAACGCTACAGCCGCTTTAAAAAGAATGGGTTTCGATCAATTATTCTCAAGTTATGCCGATTTCAAAGGTATCAACGGAATTGGTAATCGTCTCTTCTTGTCCGATGTTCTACAG atgAATCTATTCGGTACATGCGGCGACGAGAATATCGCCAACGGACGACATCACGTGGAAATCTATCCAGCGAGTCCGTCTTTGCGATATTTCCGGCACGATAAACCGTCAAACGTTGAACAACTCTCGGTTCGGGTAAACGAGGAGGTTTCGTCCTCGTCGAGGAACGATAGTACGGTACCAATGGGAGGCCCGATAACGGGAAACGTAAAGAAATCAAAAGACAAACCGAGATTAAAGTTGGATCAACCGTTTCTTTATTTTGTACGACATAATCCGACTGGTCTCATACTTCATATGGGCCGTTTTAATCCAAGATTGTTATAA
- the LOC117611407 gene encoding MORN repeat-containing protein 5: MDFLLKNPEDENVHFIDDSEYKGTWNALGMEGIGKYVLPHNAMFEGELRDSTFHGHGSMYWIRGQRMDGVWYRGQCNKTRYIFNDGLTFRKKNWKYCKFPDRRYYACLKYGLRPAGATLRTNNQAGLVIPPNCYDAGIGIFNPRTNCIVSYRNPNKVLEIPNDAFVRWIESNCLKAWSEPTGYREDLYENWYLTNFDTAILSKLLPFSNNSSDSWWRRLSTFQRDLTRNEEKLKTNCFSVKSDTFQMDI; this comes from the exons ATGGATTTTCTATTGAAAAATCCAGAAGacgaaaatgtacattttatcgaTGATAGCGAATACAAGGGCACCTGGAATGCGCTGGGCATGGAGGGAATCGGGAAATACGTTCTACCTCATA ATGCCATGTTCGAAGGAGAGCTCCGCGATAGTACTTTTCACGGTCATGGTAGCATGTATTGGATTCGTGGACAAAGAATGGACGGTGTTTGGTACCGCGGTCAATGCAACAAAACCCGATACATCTTTAACGACGGATTGACGTTTcgtaaaaaaaattggaaatacTGCAAATTTCCCGATAGGCG ATACTATGCCTGCCTAAAGTATGGATTAAGACCTGCCGGTGCAACCTTGCGTACAAATAATCAAGCCGGACTTGTCATCCCTCCTAACTGTTACGACGCGGGCATTGGAATTTTTAATCCACGTACGAAttgtatcgtatcgtatcgaaaTCCGAACAAG GTACTTGAAATACCAAACGACGCGTTCGTTCGATGGATAGAAAGCAATTGTCTGAAGGCATGGTCCGAACCTACCGGTTATCGAGAAGATCTATATGAAAATTGGTATTTGACGAATTTCGATACGGCCATTCTTTCAAAGTTACTGCCTTTTTCGAACAATTCCTCCGATTCTTGGTGGAGAAG ATTATCCACTTTTCAAAGGGACCTTACACGAAACGAAGAAAAACTGAAAACTAATTGCTTCTCTGTCAAATCGGATACGTTTCAAATGGatatttaa
- the LOC117611405 gene encoding NHL repeat-containing protein 2, whose protein sequence is MNVQETVEELTQISIEIRQNLESLVDREERKNLILNHIEEFAKRGSRITDFQKGLEWFNVTEGLSVYQHLVGKIIILDFFTYCCINCMHILPDLHALEERFTIKDGLVVVGVHSAKFTNERDSKGLLSAIQRYNITHPVVNDATLSTWRDLGISCWPTLVMIGPLGELLAVFVGEGHREELKLYTDVALTYFKSLNKISEHDVPLQLARHLLPVGGNEALLFPRF, encoded by the exons ATGAACGTACAAGAGACCGTGGAAGAATTGACACaaatttctatagaaatacGTCAAAATTTGGAATCGTTAGTTGATAGGGAAGAACGGAAGAATCTGATATTGAATCATATCGAAGAATTTGCGAAAAGGGGATCACGAATCACCGATTTTCAAAAAG GATTAGAGTGGTTCAACGTCACTGAGGGACTATCCGTATATCAACATCTGGTTGGGAAGATAATTATTTTGGACTTTTTTACATATTGTTGCATCAATTGTATGCACATTTTACCGGATTTACATGCTCTTGAAGAACGATTCACCATCAAAGACGGTCTCGTTGTG GTTGGAGTACACAGCGCAAAATTTACAAACGAACGTGATTCAAAAGGACTATTATCGGCTATACAAAGGTATAATATAACGCATCCAGTTGTAAATGACGCGACGCTATCAACATGGCGCGATTTAGGAATCTCTTGTTGGCCAACTCTAGTAATGATAG GTCCTCTAGGGGAATTACTTGCAGTTTTCGTGGGCGAAGGCCATCGGGAGGAATTAAAGTTGTATACGGATGTAGCGTTAACATATTTTAAgtcgttaaataaaatatccgAGCATGATGTACCATTACAGTTAGCGCGGCATTTATTGCCTGTCGGTGGGAATGAAGCACTTTTATTCCCCA GATTTTAG